In a genomic window of Paraburkholderia phenazinium:
- a CDS encoding lytic transglycosylase domain-containing protein gives MQNKQTNRGRDGRATRATRWMRLAVGMLALSFASAMQAAEAPLITDAPGVDTPGLAAPAVAVPVMANQPASDGNASALVEIATILSGQFRVARGESTAIAHAVLDAADRFAMSPVLLLGVIATESGFNRRAVSSAGAQGLMQVLPSAHPQLVSGGKDLSDPVVNVTIGSSILRGYLDAAGGNVDSALSRYSGGGKGYARRVALQMQQFSCFSQGDKCVKSSIAIPGVRPAIRRKRL, from the coding sequence ATGCAGAACAAGCAAACGAACAGGGGAAGGGACGGCCGCGCCACGCGAGCCACACGCTGGATGCGACTGGCGGTGGGCATGCTGGCGCTGTCATTTGCGAGTGCGATGCAGGCGGCCGAAGCGCCGCTGATCACGGATGCGCCGGGCGTCGACACGCCGGGCCTGGCTGCACCGGCAGTGGCCGTACCCGTCATGGCCAACCAGCCGGCGAGCGACGGCAACGCATCGGCACTCGTTGAAATCGCAACCATCTTGTCAGGGCAATTCCGTGTGGCGCGCGGAGAGTCGACTGCCATTGCGCATGCGGTGCTCGACGCGGCGGATCGCTTTGCGATGTCGCCGGTGTTGCTGCTTGGCGTGATCGCCACGGAATCGGGCTTCAACCGGCGTGCTGTCAGCTCAGCGGGAGCGCAAGGGCTGATGCAGGTGTTGCCTTCGGCGCACCCGCAACTGGTCTCGGGCGGCAAGGATCTCTCCGATCCGGTCGTCAACGTGACCATCGGCTCGTCGATCTTGCGCGGCTATCTCGACGCCGCGGGCGGCAATGTCGACTCGGCACTGTCGCGCTACAGTGGCGGCGGCAAAGGCTACGCGCGGCGCGTAGCGCTGCAGATGCAGCAGTTCTCCTGCTTTTCCCAGGGTGATAAATGCGTCAAATCCTCGATCGCAATTCCGGGAGTCCGCCCGGCAATTCGTAGAAAACGGCTGTAG